In one Candidatus Absconditicoccus praedator genomic region, the following are encoded:
- a CDS encoding cyclic nucleotide-binding domain-containing protein, with protein sequence MEVQNLGQLIKKYGQKKFLESGKMLFDCSKEDCNIYYIQSGHVLLEKNSIPVVSLGSGEILGEKSFLELVPKLLDAKVSEDLEYYFLTKEKFDQLNEDAKVSILSGIGSFLTNRIYKLNDVLTKINYYNSNIILSDIDDEKLKNIFKNDITIEEILVLKKINGNENFHKLYGNIVFGDDVEKLLYTISSQDNKIKVGKNYLIFDSGSYVFLFFGKIISEKYILENSILYSTGMFDYLGFKLEEKQNNEFLESSDSFDE encoded by the coding sequence ATGGAAGTTCAAAATTTAGGCCAATTGATTAAGAAATACTGACAAAAAAAGTTTTTAGAATCTTGAAAGATGTTATTTGATTGCTCAAAGGAAGATTGTAATATTTACTATATTCAATCTTGACATGTTTTACTTGAGAAAAACTCAATTCCAGTAGTTTCTCTTTGAAGTTGAGAAATTTTATGAGAAAAAAGCTTTTTAGAATTAGTTCCCAAACTTTTAGATGCAAAAGTTTCTGAAGATTTAGAATATTATTTTTTAACTAAGGAAAAATTTGATCAACTGAATGAAGATGCTAAGGTGTCTATTTTATCTTGAATTTGATCTTTTTTAACTAATAGAATTTATAAATTAAATGATGTTCTAACAAAGATTAATTATTATAACAGTAATATTATACTGTCTGATATTGATGATGAAAAATTAAAAAATATATTTAAAAATGATATAACAATAGAAGAGATACTTGTTTTAAAAAAAATAAATTGAAATGAAAATTTTCATAAACTTTATTGAAATATAGTGTTTTGAGATGATGTTGAAAAACTTTTGTATACTATCTCAAGTCAAGATAATAAAATTAAAGTTTGAAAAAATTATCTAATATTTGATTCATGAAGTTATGTTTTCTTATTTTTTGGTAAGATTATAAGTGAGAAGTATATTCTAGAAAATTCTATATTATATAGTACATGAATGTTTGATTATTTATGATTTAAATTAGAGGAAAAACAAAATAATGAATTTTTAGAAAGTTCAGATAGTTTTGATGAATAA
- a CDS encoding UDP-N-acetylglucosamine 1-carboxyvinyltransferase: MFKIKNSKKLNGTVRISGSKNAALPIVAANQIINNSIELVNKPRIKDLQILEEIATSAEKKSKKFYDLKGQKVNQIRSSILLIPNGLIKFGKVIFSQPGGCKIGKRSLDTFDDAFLQAGISIKLQNGKKEYKKTGKPQKRIILKEFSVTTTESILTYLSFLKDIDYTIKIEQVAIEPHVINLIEFLKTIGAKIKINYDHSILITPTRTKIKKDEFKIIGDYIEAGTFFAIGAITDDSEIKITGFNIKDLTAVLATADKIGINYKIVNNNTIIVNSKNKNKYKPISLQTQIYPGFPTDLQSIFGVVLTQIKGISKIHETIFEGRFAYLAELENVGANIEILNPHQVIIIGKTKLHGDYLSSTDLRGGGAMLLAGILAKGTSYITNENIILRGYEDIDKKLKKIGVDIEKV; this comes from the coding sequence ATGTTTAAAATAAAAAATTCAAAAAAATTAAATTGAACAGTTAGAATATCTTGAAGCAAAAATGCAGCACTTCCAATTGTTGCCGCAAATCAAATAATAAACAATTCCATAGAACTTGTAAACAAGCCAAGAATTAAAGATTTACAAATACTTGAAGAAATTGCTACTTCTGCAGAAAAAAAATCTAAAAAATTTTATGATCTAAAATGACAAAAAGTAAATCAAATAAGATCTAGTATACTATTAATACCAAATTGACTTATAAAATTTTGAAAAGTTATTTTTTCACAACCATGAGGCTGCAAAATATGAAAAAGGTCTCTTGACACATTTGATGATGCCTTTTTACAAGCAGGAATATCAATTAAACTTCAAAACTGAAAAAAAGAATACAAAAAAACATGAAAACCTCAAAAAAGAATTATTCTAAAAGAATTTAGCGTTACAACAACAGAAAGCATCCTTACATATTTGAGTTTTTTAAAGGATATTGATTACACAATAAAAATTGAACAAGTTGCAATTGAACCTCATGTAATAAACTTAATTGAATTTCTCAAGACAATTTGAGCAAAAATAAAAATAAATTATGATCATAGCATTTTGATAACTCCAACAAGGACAAAAATAAAAAAAGATGAATTTAAAATAATTGGAGACTATATTGAAGCATGAACTTTTTTTGCAATATGAGCTATAACTGATGACTCGGAAATAAAAATCACTTGATTCAATATCAAAGATCTAACTGCTGTGTTAGCAACAGCAGATAAAATATGAATTAATTACAAAATAGTAAATAATAACACAATAATTGTTAATTCTAAAAATAAAAACAAATATAAGCCTATTAGCTTGCAAACTCAAATATATCCCTGATTTCCTACAGATCTACAATCAATTTTTTGAGTGGTTTTAACTCAAATAAAATGAATAAGCAAAATTCATGAAACTATATTTGAATGAAGATTTGCCTATCTTGCAGAACTTGAAAATGTATGAGCAAATATTGAAATACTAAATCCACATCAAGTAATAATTATTTGAAAAACCAAGTTACATTGAGATTATCTAAGTAGTACTGACTTAAGATGATGATGAGCAATGTTACTTGCATGAATACTAGCAAAATGAACCAGTTATATCACAAATGAAAATATTATACTTAGATGATATGAAGATATTGATAAAAAGCTCAAAAAAATTTGAGTAGATATAGAAAAAGTTTAA
- a CDS encoding vWA domain-containing protein gives MLQKHLKKIIIIKILSSIVGIGIFFYLFLIDTQDTTSNSVVFLIDNKKEINQSAGVDNTSKLDVIKNTISKSISEDDNNNYGIVLFGNQKETVGPTSTYLIPPTGDKYTLEHYLSSLRENTIITPTDKQSEYSSDILDGIHNFSKNTSPGSSGILFLASDDYNIDENESNEVRNKLAAKSQSLKILGIGEQTNQNISGKLGVQKESIKEEKDIKNYFTTTSGNISGSQQKLLETIAGILSLFGI, from the coding sequence ATGCTACAAAAACATCTTAAAAAAATTATAATAATAAAAATATTATCAAGCATAGTATGAATTTGAATCTTTTTTTATCTTTTTTTAATAGATACTCAAGATACAACATCAAATAGTGTAGTTTTTTTGATAGACAATAAAAAAGAAATCAATCAATCCGCCTGAGTTGACAACACCTCAAAACTAGATGTTATTAAAAACACAATATCCAAGTCAATTTCAGAGGATGACAACAATAATTACTGAATAGTACTATTTGGAAATCAAAAAGAAACAGTATGACCAACAAGCACATACTTAATACCCCCAACTTGAGACAAATATACCTTAGAGCACTACTTATCTTCACTAAGAGAAAACACTATAATAACACCCACAGATAAGCAATCTGAATATAGTTCTGACATTCTAGACTGAATCCATAATTTTTCAAAAAATACATCTCCTTGAAGTAGTTGAATTTTATTTTTAGCATCAGACGACTATAATATAGATGAAAATGAATCAAATGAAGTAAGAAATAAGCTAGCTGCTAAAAGTCAATCTCTCAAAATTCTTGGAATATGAGAACAAACAAATCAAAATATATCTTGAAAATTATGAGTTCAAAAAGAAAGTATAAAAGAAGAAAAAGATATAAAAAATTATTTTACTACTACAAGTTGAAACATATCAGGTAGCCAGCAAAAATTGTTGGAAACAATAGCCTGAATTTTATCATTATTTTGAATCTAA
- a CDS encoding valine--tRNA ligase, translated as MSIFPKKYDPSIEEQINKMWIENNLFAPDNQGKKQDTEKFVISMPPPNVTGILHLGHAFMLSIEDAFVRHARMRGKETLRIPGTDHAGIATQAVVEKKLKEEGISRYDLGREKFVDKVWDWAKYSRSTIINQTKQMGASCDWNREEFTMSERLSRAVRKAFVNLYQSGKIYQGDYIVNWCPESQTVISDIEVNYEEEETNLYHIRYFIEGKGDSITIATVRPETIFADVAIAVHPKDKRYKKFIGKNVLIPIVNRPIPVIADEYVDTTFGSGALKITPTHDPNDFNIGKNHDLPLDRFAIDKDGCFTSWAGEFEGHKAKDVMGNLTQMLDEIGNLEKIEKYTTKVPYSERYNTRIQPMLSKQWFVDTKDSAQASIDLVNDGEVNICPERFNKNFFNWLNDIKPWCISRQLWWGHRIPVWYCENGHKNVYDEDSVISSIKQNEKTSKYTILSMIIFNLISDLKLKKHFNIEELINVLFDDSILPHQGKIYRTYIDIYKTKYKNDSKLLNEVEELEDVLDFMSSKENDILSKGDKLVDILGESYGIQEKGDFYEFIFYCQSCDSQKLKQDEDVLDTWFSSSLWPFSILGWPEKTTDFERYYPNQVMGTGYDILFFRVARMVMMGWENLGQKPFDNVYLHGLVKDKNGEKFSKSKGNNIDPAEVIKTYGADSMRLSLVLGTTPGNDTKFSMEKVEYNKRFINKLWNATRFIHVNYIGDNASTIDYDLIREDINKNFEHLNDFDKWIVNQINELVVLGEKSFKNFMLGEFGQNIVKVAWHDFCDWYIEISKISSSEYTQKVLLYGIGTILKLLHPYAPFVTEKLWSLLGFEGFLIVSDYPQTIEVGEKNSKINLLMDLISEGRNLRHQSELKPHEKVDICVQSNSRFLEFLKQYENIFTSLIGVNNISYLSENEQIPEEYHVGVVFDVKLGLKGIKQISVAEQIENLEKQKSQEEQFLQSLRSVVTSPGFMEKAPEKVVEEKTQKIEEVKNRILDIQYEIDKLKMKK; from the coding sequence ATGTCTATATTTCCTAAAAAATATGATCCATCAATTGAAGAACAAATAAATAAAATGTGGATAGAAAATAATTTGTTTGCCCCTGACAATCAAGGGAAAAAACAAGATACAGAAAAATTTGTAATTTCAATGCCTCCTCCGAATGTTACCTGAATACTTCATCTTGGTCATGCTTTTATGCTATCCATAGAAGATGCATTTGTAAGACATGCTCGTATGAGATGAAAAGAAACTCTACGAATCCCATGAACAGACCATGCATGAATAGCAACTCAGGCAGTAGTAGAAAAGAAACTAAAAGAAGAATGAATTTCTAGATATGATTTATGAAGAGAAAAGTTTGTTGATAAAGTTTGGGATTGGGCTAAGTACTCTAGGAGTACAATAATAAACCAAACAAAACAAATGTGAGCGTCTTGTGACTGGAATAGAGAAGAGTTTACTATGTCTGAAAGACTTTCTAGAGCAGTAAGAAAAGCTTTTGTTAATCTATATCAGAGTTGAAAAATTTATCAATGAGATTATATTGTTAATTGGTGTCCAGAATCTCAGACAGTAATTTCAGATATAGAAGTAAATTATGAAGAAGAAGAAACAAACTTGTATCATATTAGATATTTTATAGAATGAAAATGAGATTCAATTACAATAGCCACAGTTCGTCCTGAAACAATTTTTGCAGATGTTGCAATTGCTGTTCATCCAAAAGACAAAAGATACAAAAAGTTTATATGAAAAAATGTACTTATTCCAATAGTAAATAGGCCAATACCTGTAATAGCAGATGAATATGTAGACACTACTTTTGGATCTTGAGCATTGAAAATAACTCCTACTCATGATCCAAATGATTTTAATATATGAAAAAATCATGATTTACCTTTGGATAGATTTGCAATAGATAAGGATTGATGTTTTACAAGTTGGGCAGGGGAGTTTGAATGACACAAAGCTAAAGATGTGATGGGAAACCTAACTCAAATGCTTGATGAGATTTGAAATTTAGAAAAAATAGAAAAATATACAACAAAGGTGCCTTATTCTGAAAGATATAATACAAGAATTCAACCTATGTTGAGTAAACAGTGGTTTGTAGACACAAAAGATTCTGCTCAGGCTTCTATAGATCTAGTTAATGATTGAGAAGTAAATATATGTCCTGAAAGGTTTAATAAAAATTTCTTCAATTGGCTTAATGATATTAAGCCTTGGTGTATAAGTAGACAGCTTTGGTGGTGACATAGAATTCCTGTTTGGTATTGTGAAAACTGACATAAAAATGTTTATGATGAAGATTCAGTTATATCTTCAATCAAGCAAAATGAAAAAACATCTAAATACACTATACTGTCTATGATAATATTTAACTTGATTTCAGATTTAAAGCTAAAAAAGCATTTTAATATAGAAGAGTTGATTAATGTTTTGTTTGATGACAGTATTCTTCCTCATCAGTGAAAAATTTATAGAACATACATTGATATTTATAAAACAAAATATAAAAATGATTCCAAGTTACTAAATGAGGTTGAAGAATTAGAAGATGTCTTAGATTTCATGTCTTCCAAAGAAAATGATATATTAAGTAAGTGAGATAAATTAGTTGATATTCTTTGAGAGTCATATTGAATTCAGGAAAAATGAGATTTTTATGAGTTTATTTTTTATTGTCAATCTTGTGATTCTCAAAAACTAAAACAAGATGAAGATGTATTAGATACTTGGTTTAGTTCATCTCTTTGGCCTTTTAGTATTTTGTGATGGCCAGAAAAAACTACTGATTTTGAAAGGTATTATCCAAATCAGGTTATGTGAACTTGATATGATATACTTTTTTTCCGAGTAGCAAGGATGGTTATGATGTGATGGGAAAACTTAGGTCAAAAACCATTTGATAATGTTTATTTGCATTGATTGGTAAAAGATAAAAACTGAGAAAAATTTTCGAAATCAAAATGAAATAACATTGATCCTGCAGAAGTAATTAAAACTTATTGAGCTGATAGTATGAGACTGTCTTTGGTTTTGTGAACAACTCCTGGTAATGATACAAAATTTTCTATGGAAAAAGTTGAGTACAACAAAAGATTTATAAATAAACTATGGAATGCCACTAGGTTTATCCATGTAAATTATATTTGAGACAATGCATCAACTATTGATTATGATCTTATAAGAGAGGATATAAATAAAAATTTTGAGCACTTAAATGATTTTGATAAATGGATTGTAAATCAGATTAATGAATTAGTTGTTTTGTGAGAAAAGTCTTTCAAAAATTTTATGTTATGAGAATTTTGACAAAATATAGTTAAGGTAGCCTGGCATGATTTCTGTGATTGGTATATAGAGATATCCAAAATAAGTTCTTCAGAGTATACCCAAAAAGTTTTGCTGTATTGAATCTGAACAATACTTAAGCTTTTGCATCCTTATGCTCCTTTTGTGACAGAAAAATTGTGGAGTCTTTTGTGATTTGAGTGATTTTTGATAGTTTCAGATTATCCTCAAACAATTGAAGTTTGAGAAAAAAACTCTAAAATAAACTTATTGATGGATTTGATTTCAGAATGAAGAAATCTTAGACATCAATCCGAATTAAAACCACATGAAAAAGTTGATATTTGTGTTCAATCAAACTCAAGATTTTTAGAGTTTTTAAAGCAGTATGAAAATATATTTACTTCTCTTATTTGAGTAAATAATATTAGTTACTTATCAGAAAATGAACAAATTCCAGAAGAATATCATGTAGGTGTTGTTTTTGATGTAAAACTTGGGCTGAAATGAATAAAACAAATAAGTGTTGCTGAGCAAATAGAAAACCTTGAAAAGCAAAAATCACAAGAAGAGCAGTTTTTGCAATCATTGAGAAGTGTAGTTACAAGCCCATGATTCATGGAAAAAGCTCCAGAAAAAGTGGTGGAAGAAAAAACTCAAAAAATAGAAGAAGTAAAAAATAGGATTTTGGATATACAATATGAAATAGATAAGCTTAAAATGAAAAAATAA
- a CDS encoding phage holin family protein codes for MINKILSSILINAFVIYVIARYIPELGFSIEPKSAITLELIFALGATFWVFDEVIKRLLKALVFPLMLLMSGLMSIIINIGIFYLYAYTVNDILPLEIEIVLGTFLQVVILSIVVSIANLLLKKL; via the coding sequence ATGATAAATAAAATACTGTCATCTATATTAATCAATGCGTTTGTAATATATGTAATTGCAAGATATATTCCTGAATTATGATTTAGTATCGAGCCTAAATCTGCTATTACTCTTGAATTGATATTTGCTCTTTGAGCTACATTCTGGGTGTTTGATGAAGTTATAAAAAGGTTATTGAAGGCATTAGTGTTTCCATTGATGTTGTTGATGTCTTGATTAATGAGTATTATAATTAATATTTGAATATTTTATCTTTATGCATATACTGTAAATGATATTTTACCATTAGAAATAGAGATAGTCTTGTGAACATTTTTGCAAGTTGTAATATTATCAATTGTAGTAAGTATTGCTAATTTATTACTTAAAAAATTATAA
- a CDS encoding helix-turn-helix domain-containing protein, translating to MHFLDLDMIMMSLTYNLTRKQASKKLDVSTRTIDRYIRRGTISYKKHANKIYLSEDEIETLKSQLFGVKQNESLSIVKNTSWEQGEVSQQNSADGLKEMVEVLQEKDKQIEAKNAMIFNMQKTITELESKLANTVALPDYNQEKEQHQIEKEKINLKNKQISQELEKEKIKNLINLAILVFFVVSIFIYAFL from the coding sequence ATGCATTTTTTGGATCTTGATATGATAATGATGAGTTTGACATATAATTTGACAAGAAAACAAGCATCTAAAAAATTAGATGTATCTACAAGAACAATAGATAGATATATTAGAAGATGAACTATTTCTTACAAAAAACATGCAAATAAGATATATCTGTCTGAAGATGAGATAGAAACTCTCAAATCTCAACTTTTTGGTGTAAAACAAAATGAAAGTTTATCAATAGTTAAAAATACCTCTTGGGAGCAATGAGAGGTGTCTCAACAAAATTCAGCAGACTGATTAAAAGAAATGGTAGAGGTATTACAAGAAAAAGATAAGCAAATAGAAGCCAAAAATGCCATGATATTCAATATGCAAAAAACTATTACAGAACTTGAAAGTAAGTTAGCTAATACAGTAGCTTTGCCTGACTATAATCAAGAAAAAGAACAACATCAAATAGAAAAAGAAAAAATAAATTTAAAAAACAAACAAATAAGCCAAGAGCTTGAAAAAGAAAAAATTAAAAACTTGATCAATCTTGCTATATTAGTATTTTTTGTGGTAAGTATATTTATTTATGCATTTTTATAA
- a CDS encoding radical SAM protein, which translates to MGYQLYFLYNSKKRGKSRNRNKKEIIDEINEFHKYGGKEVVLTGVNVSAWGASNTRNSKESKFSHLLRDILNYTNIPRIRISSISPEFLDDYFFDVIENKRIMPFFHFSVQSFSDKVLKNMNRNYTSCELIEKIETIRSLKRDDKDLINLGADIIVGFPQETYEDFLITYNMLEKYFFTNMHIFPFSSHIKGDSVPASLYKGKIDDSIKNQREKKLFNLSEINQKKFKKINKGKKLNVLFEYQKKGTWYGWSENYIQIKKLLMMICQENCKRLFLNNYYFLQFV; encoded by the coding sequence TTGTGATACCAACTGTACTTTTTGTATAACAGCAAAAAAAGATGAAAAAGTAGAAATAGAAATAAAAAAGAGATAATAGATGAAATAAATGAATTTCATAAATACTGATGAAAAGAGGTGGTATTAACTTGAGTAAATGTTTCTGCATGGTGAGCTTCCAATACAAGAAATTCAAAAGAAAGTAAATTTTCACATCTTCTAAGAGATATCTTGAATTATACAAATATTCCAAGAATTAGAATATCATCTATTTCTCCAGAATTTCTCGATGATTATTTTTTTGATGTGATAGAAAATAAAAGAATAATGCCTTTTTTTCATTTTTCTGTACAAAGTTTTTCAGATAAGGTTTTAAAAAATATGAATAGAAATTATACATCTTGTGAATTGATAGAAAAAATTGAAACAATTAGAAGTTTAAAAAGAGATGATAAAGATTTAATCAATCTTGGTGCAGATATAATTGTGTGATTTCCTCAAGAAACTTATGAAGATTTTTTGATAACATATAATATGCTTGAAAAATATTTTTTTACGAATATGCATATATTTCCATTTTCTTCTCATATAAAATGAGATTCAGTTCCTGCTTCATTGTATAAAGGTAAAATTGATGATTCAATAAAAAATCAAAGAGAAAAAAAACTTTTTAATCTTTCTGAAATTAATCAAAAAAAATTCAAGAAAATAAATAAATGAAAAAAATTAAATGTTCTTTTTGAATATCAAAAAAAATGAACTTGGTACTGATGGTCTGAAAATTATATTCAAATAAAAAAACTTCTCATGATGATTTGTCAGGAAAATTGCAAGAGGTTGTTTTTAAATAATTATTATTTTTTGCAATTTGTTTAA
- a CDS encoding sigma-70 family RNA polymerase sigma factor codes for MAKQKLWDKLKEDIKELPENLQDLLNTGLDRGHITEDEIISKVSDIDEQIEIVEKFYDVADKLSIKIETIEEILEKEAKDEKQDRKLGKVSLYENEHHINDVQYKDFIKLYFNDISKIPLLTADEEKSLARRIKDGDEQATKILMESNLRLVISIAKRFLGSRLSFMDLIQEGNIGLIKAIEKFDPDKDFKFSTYATWWIKQSITKSIADITKNVRIPVHLIDEINAFNRASQELFQRYGREPNAKEIAKYLDYPYKKVKKLEEVIFGNISLDAEVGDDGKNSIGDLIADEKTLTPDNYVERETVSTNLDKILSMLDEREAKIIKMRYGIDGPKYTLEQVGAEFNVTRERVRQIEQKVLQKLKEHEGLQKLLGIEDYIERMKYLVKKSGRRKSS; via the coding sequence ATGGCTAAACAAAAGCTTTGGGACAAATTAAAAGAAGATATAAAAGAGCTTCCAGAAAATTTACAAGACCTTTTAAATACTTGATTGGATAGGTGACATATTACAGAAGATGAAATAATAAGTAAAGTAAGTGATATTGATGAACAAATAGAAATTGTAGAAAAGTTTTATGATGTTGCAGATAAGTTGAGTATAAAAATTGAAACAATAGAGGAGATATTAGAAAAAGAGGCAAAGGATGAAAAGCAGGATAGAAAACTTTGAAAAGTATCCTTATATGAAAATGAACATCATATAAATGATGTTCAATACAAGGACTTCATAAAGCTTTATTTTAATGATATTTCTAAAATACCGTTGCTGACAGCTGATGAAGAAAAATCATTGGCAAGAAGAATAAAAGATTGAGATGAACAGGCTACAAAAATTCTTATGGAATCAAATCTTAGGTTGGTAATTAGTATCGCCAAAAGATTTTTGTGATCTAGACTATCTTTTATGGATTTAATTCAAGAAGGTAATATATGACTTATAAAAGCTATTGAAAAGTTTGATCCAGATAAAGATTTTAAGTTTTCTACATATGCAACTTGGTGGATAAAGCAGTCTATTACAAAATCAATAGCTGATATAACTAAAAATGTAAGAATACCTGTACACTTAATTGACGAGATAAATGCATTCAATAGAGCATCACAAGAGCTTTTTCAAAGATATGGAAGAGAGCCAAATGCCAAAGAAATTGCTAAATATTTAGATTATCCATACAAGAAAGTTAAAAAGCTTGAAGAAGTGATTTTTTGAAATATTTCTTTGGATGCTGAAGTAGGTGATGATTGAAAAAATAGTATTTGAGATTTGATAGCAGATGAAAAAACTTTGACTCCAGACAATTATGTAGAAAGAGAAACAGTTTCTACAAATTTAGATAAAATTCTTTCAATGCTTGATGAAAGAGAAGCAAAAATTATTAAAATGAGATATGGTATAGATTGACCAAAATATACTTTGGAACAAGTATGAGCAGAATTTAATGTCACTAGAGAAAGAGTAAGACAAATTGAGCAAAAAGTATTACAAAAATTAAAAGAACATGAATGACTTCAAAAACTATTATGAATAGAAGATTATATAGAAAGAATGAAGTATTTAGTTAAAAAATCTTGAAGAAGAAAAAGTAGTTAA
- a CDS encoding aminoacyl--tRNA ligase-related protein, whose translation MRLSNYFVKTSKQSSEEEKSINAQLLTRGGFVRRNIAGVYTYLPFGLRVLRKIENIVREEMNKIGGNEVFMPVLSSKANWEATGRWDEIDVLYKLEGAGGHMFALNSTHEEIITPIAEEFIKSYKDLPRYIYQIQTKFRNEKRAKSGLLRGREFSMKDLYSFHENEKDLDEYFELVSKAYRKIFDRVGLGKLTYEVEAPGGDFSDKPSIEFQTLTNAGEDNIWIDTKTNYAINEELAECMTDIFDIVKEGENISSIYSKKIGRELEKRKAAEVGNIFKLYDRFSKAFNLFYQDKTNSQELVQMGCYGIGTSRLMGVVVEVFNDEKGIIWPENIAPYKYDIIPIGETGYKKAEEIYNYFEKCGIEAVLDDRKESPGYRLKDADLVGFPYKIVVSDKTLSSGENIVEVINRQTGSTELIDYTKIKK comes from the coding sequence ATGAGGCTAAGTAATTATTTTGTAAAAACTTCAAAACAATCTTCAGAAGAAGAAAAGTCTATAAATGCTCAATTGCTTACAAGGTGATGATTTGTTAGAAGAAATATAGCATGAGTTTATACATATCTACCTTTCTGATTAAGAGTTTTGAGAAAGATAGAAAATATTGTTAGGGAAGAGATGAATAAGATTTGATGAAATGAAGTTTTTATGCCTGTATTGTCGTCCAAAGCTAACTGGGAGGCCACATGAAGATGGGATGAAATAGATGTTTTATACAAACTTGAATGAGCTTGATGACATATGTTTGCTTTGAATTCCACCCATGAAGAGATTATTACTCCTATAGCAGAAGAATTTATAAAATCTTATAAAGATTTACCAAGATATATCTATCAGATACAAACAAAATTTAGAAATGAAAAAAGAGCTAAATCTTGACTTTTGAGGTGAAGAGAGTTCTCTATGAAAGATTTGTATAGTTTTCATGAAAATGAAAAAGATTTAGATGAATATTTTGAGCTTGTGTCAAAAGCATATAGAAAAATTTTTGATAGAGTATGACTTGGCAAATTAACTTATGAAGTAGAAGCACCTTGATGAGATTTTTCCGACAAACCTTCTATAGAATTCCAAACATTAACTAATGCATGAGAAGATAATATTTGGATAGATACAAAAACTAATTATGCAATCAATGAAGAATTAGCTGAATGTATGACAGATATTTTTGATATAGTAAAAGAATGAGAAAATATTTCATCAATATACTCTAAAAAAATTTGAAGAGAGCTTGAAAAAAGAAAAGCTGCAGAAGTATGAAATATATTTAAATTGTATGATAGATTTTCAAAAGCATTTAATCTTTTTTATCAAGACAAAACTAATTCTCAGGAATTAGTACAAATGTGATGTTATTGAATATGAACTTCTCGTTTAATGTGAGTAGTTGTGGAGGTGTTTAATGATGAAAAATGAATTATTTGGCCAGAAAATATTGCTCCTTATAAATATGATATAATTCCAATATGAGAGACATGATATAAAAAAGCTGAAGAAATATATAATTACTTTGAAAAATGTTGAATAGAAGCTGTTTTAGATGATAGAAAAGAATCTCCATGATATAGGCTAAAAGATGCTGATTTGGTGGGTTTTCCATATAAAATAGTAGTTTCAGACAAAACATTATCTTCTTGAGAAAATATTGTAGAAGTTATAAATAGGCAAACTGGTAGTACTGAATTAATTGATTATACAAAAATTAAAAAATAG